CTTGGATTTGGGATTGGAAAATGGGAACGGCTTTGTTATAATGTCTGACAAACAAAAGGTAAACACTTTGCTTTCATGATACTCAATGaatgtttgattcttgtttctgatttttttttttctgatcttgTAGGGATTAGTGAAATCAGTTCATACCCTCCTTCCAGAAGCTGAGCATAGACAGTGTTGTCGCCATATCTACGAGAACTGGAGGAAAGGTGGAAAAGATCTAAGGTTACAGAGGTTCTTCTGGTTCATTGCAAGGAGCTACACTCCTGGTATGTTCAACTACAACATGGACGAGCTTAAGAACTATGATCCTGGCGCACATGCATCTCTGATAAAGACAAAGCCAGAGACTTGGTCTAGAGCTTTCTTCAAGATAGGCTCCTACTGCAATGATAATCTGAACAACTTGTGTGAGTCCTTCAACAAGACCATCAGGGAGCCTAGGAAGAAACCTCTGCTAGACATGTTAGAGGAGATAAGGCGTCAATGTATGACTAGGAACTACAATAGGTCTAAGATGGCTAAGGACAGGAAGACTAGGTTCACCCCGAAGACACATAAAGAGTTAGACAGGGTTGAGAAGAAGTCAAAAGAATGTAGTCTGCGTTGGGCAATTGGGCCAGAGACTGAGGTGGAAGATAGAGACCAGTCATATGTGGTGAATTTGGAGAATGAGACTTGTGCATGTCGAAGCTGGCAAATGAATGGTATTCCATGCATCCATGCTGCTAAGGTCATCCTTGGCGTGGGAAGAAAACTCTCTGAATTTGTTGCTCCTTTCTACACAACCTCTAAGTGGCGTGAAACCTACAGTTTTGGGATCAGACCTGTAAATGGGATGATAGAGTGGCCTCGGACCAATAGATTAGGTGTGATTCCACCACCTAATCGAAATGGCAAGCCTGGTAGGCCTAAAAACCATGATCGAAAGAAGGGAACCAATGAGACAGTGTCTACTACCAAGCTGAGTCGTGCGAACAGGGTAATGACATGCTCTAATTGCAAAGAAGAAGGGCACTACAAGAATACATGTCGGAAGGCTTTTGTTGAGAGCCCACCTAAGAAACCAAGAGGCAGACCAAGGAAATATCAGGTTAGGGTCTTAGTTTCTATCTCATTGTTTTTTAGCTCTCGGTAATGTGTCTAACAATTCATTTATATGTTGCAGGGACTACACTTTGGCGAGTCACAAGCTCAATCCTCAGAAGCTCAAACCTCACAAAATCAATCCTCACAAGCTCAAGCATCACCATGGGAAGTTCCTCAATCTTCAGAAGGTCAATCCTCACAAGCTGAAGCATCACAGACAGCATCGTGGGGAAGATGGTTGTTTTAGATGCTTGTGTGTTGTTTATGATGGTCTCTGTCTGAATGCTTTCGTTGTCTGTTGTTTATGATGGTGTCTCTGTCTGAATGCTTTTGGAACAAGAactacctttttctttcttcttttcctgctgttttaatttgaaactctCAATGAAGATAGTCTTGGTTATTATCTTTGTGTTTTCATCATGTTGTTTATCTTGATGGTCTGTTCAATGGTGCATTTGTCCTTCTATAAACAATCAAgaagtaaaacataaacattacTGAAACATTGTCTTAAAACATAGCCTTACATGAACCATGATTCTTACATAAACATAGCCTTACATAAACAGTCTCTTAGTAGCTATTCATAGACAACCCATCTGCTTTGTCAAACATGATCAACACAAGACATATCACAACGCCTAAACAAACCACCGAAAAACCCACTTTCATGATCACATTCAGCTTCTTAAGTTCATTGCTCGCCTTCCTGACATCTTCTTTCAAGTCTTCCTCCACGGTTTTCATGCTTTCGATCtccattttaattttcataaaatctgATGCAAAGCATTCAACTTTTGGCAATGCATCTTGAACCTCTTCGTAGACAGCTTCATCTACCCATTTATACAAGTGATCCTAGACACAAATCATGAACACAATCTTTATATTCAAACAATTTCTCACTTACTACCTAGCCATTGAATCTTATGTTCTTATCTTAAACACAATCAAATTAAacacttacattttgaaacgtTGGGCATCTAAAGAAAGTTCTTCCTGGATTGACCTTCGTTTTTGATGTGTATATCCCAGTTCTTCGACCACAACCGCATTGCTCCGGGATACCACGAATTCCCATCGTATTCACAGACGAATCCTCACAACCCGAACTCATCATGCGATACTCGAAGAAGGAGAGATGAGAATCGAGATTCTTAAGGACGAGATCGAAGAGAATCGCGAACTGGATTCATGATTTCGCCCATTTAGGGTTTATACCAATCGGAGGAGAAAACCGTCGTCtctttttgattcatttaaCTCGGATTCAAAGAGAATAAAAGAAACTGTGTTCGTATATCCATTGCaaagtccactagctcagtggcaaaaacccctaccaTTATACCCGAGTGCACGAGTTCGAGTCGATGGAACcccatctttttaataaaaaagttaatGTAAAACACCTCGTTTCATTAATTTGTCTTTAACTCGGATTCGAAGAATAAAAGATATTGTGTTCGTATAGCCATTGCaaagtccactagctcagtggcaaaaacccctaccaTTAAACCCGAGTACACGAGTTCGAGCCGTAGGAAacacatatttttaataacacagctatataaacgacgtcgtttgtctttaatcagacaaagtgatgaaacgacgtcgtataCTTTAACACCCAAAATTAACGTCCGCTTAATTATCAGTTAACTCGGTTAACGGTGTGTTTATCTGGTCAGTCAATCGTAAGTTTCTTAATAAACCCGAAAAGTCAACAAAAGTTCAGGATTTTATTGGCTAGCCCATATGTCcaggtttcttttggcaattcccgcaaagttcagtgtttttttggccgatttcccatagaaaaatatatattttctttgtttttaatgttCTCATTCAAGATTTTGTCATTTTCTGCTTCCTTTCTCTCTGATATGGTTgttagtttttgattttccttcatcaaatatttttttttttgtgaactttagtgttccaaaataaaaaaaaataaaaaaaagtgaactttcatcaaatattatttgaatTGAGTTTCTCTTTATAATTGAATTTACACCTATGCCCATTAAATTATGTGCATGTCCATatgtacaaaataaatatatccaCGGTAATGGTAGTGTGtacgtaaatgaaaaaaaagtacgaaaacaaaattttatttgatttctcTCAGCTCAACTCACACCTTACTTAAGGGAAAAAGTTTTCGACCAAAACAGTGTTTATGGCATTTAGTTGAAGAATTAGGTTTAAGTGACAATTCATGAAAAGTATATCTTCTAAAAAATGGCAGTTTGTTTTTAGTCCAAAAAAGGCAGTTTGTGGAAATTTCCTTTAATATGTTCAAGTGTTAGTTTGatttaggaaaaaaaaggaGTAAAATATTGGAATAAACAAACaagttttatgaaaatatagaaGAAAGGATAGAAGCATAAAAGGCAACCAATCGAAAGCAAAGATGAAAAACGTGGAAACACActcacaaaaaaagaagaaggaaatatcgCTCCAATATAGCAGTATATTATAGTTATGGAGATCGGttaataatcaaatttattttctgataACTTGCCGTCATGTTCAAGAAATCTTCTAGCCATAACGAACAGAAAAGAGTCGTCACCACCGTCTTAACCATGCCATATCTCCCCGATGAATTGCTGTTGAACTGCTTAGCCCGCATCTCAAGGTTATACTACCCAACTCTCTCTTTAATCTCCAAGAGATTTCATTCTCTGCTTGCTTCGACTGAGCTTTACAGGACCCGAAGACTGTTAGGCAGCACTGAGAATTGTATCTATGCCTGCTTACTGTCCCCTCATAATCAGCCACATTGGTGTACTCTTGGCCGGCAACCAACTCTAATCGCTCCTTTTTGGAATCCGTTTAGAATCCTAAGGAATCGCACTAGGATGTCGTCGAGTGGCAATCTTCTGGTCTCGGTCCCATCTCATAATTTTTTTCCTGATCAGTGTCCGTGGATTTCTACCATAGTTGGTTCTGATATCTACATCATGATTGGTGGATACAACAATCTTGAGCCCTCCTCTAGTGTATTTGTCGTGGACTATCGGGTTCACACATGGCATGAAGCTCCAAGCATGCTGGTGGCCAAGAAACACCCCCTCGTGAGTGTTATTGATGGGAAATATATGTAGTAGAGAAAAGCAAAGATCGCGATTTCTCAAACTTTATAGAGTTTTTCGATCCTGAAACCAATATATGGGAGCATGTGCCAAGCCCTTGCGCAAAGATACACGAGAGACATATAGACCATTGTTGCTCCTTCAGAGGAAATCTTTGCCTCTTGTTTAGGGACAAGGCTGTGGTTTACAATCCCAAAGAAAATAAATGGGATGTGGTAGCAAAAGAACTCAAGATGCTTTTGTCGTGTGATTATGATTCTTGCATGATAGATAACGTATAATCTATACGTATAGTGGCGGATCGTTTAGAATGCTTAACTGGTACGACTGTGTGGAAAGATCTTGGGGAGATTTGAAGGGTATGAAAAAATTACCTGAATTACCAAAGG
This genomic stretch from Brassica napus cultivar Da-Ae chromosome C9, Da-Ae, whole genome shotgun sequence harbors:
- the LOC125592929 gene encoding uncharacterized protein At1g43920, Chloroplastic-like, which produces MMSSGCEDSSVNTMGIRGIPEQCGCGRRTGIYTSKTKVNPGRTFFRCPTFQNDHLYKWVDEAVYEEVQDALPKVECFASDFMKIKMEIESMKTVEEDLKEDVRKASNELKKLNVIMKVGFSVVCLGVVICLVLIMFDKADGLSMNSY